DNA from Sphingomonas sp. SUN039:
GTTGCGGTAGTTCGAGGTGACGCGCACGTCGGACAGGCTCGTCGGCCCAGCGCCGCTGTTCGAGGTGTTGAGCACGCCGAACACCTCGGCAAGATATTGGCCGCCCACCGCCAGCTTGATGTCGCCGCCGCCGATCGTCGCGAGTGTGCCGTCGATCTTTGCATTCACGACATGCGAGCCATAGTCGTAGAGGAACTGGGTGTAGCCGAGCAGCGTCTGCACGGCGGCGCGGTTGGCCGCGCTGCCCGAACCATAGGGATTGATGCACACCGTGCCGGTGCAGGCAAGCGCCGCCGTCAGCAGCGCCGTGTTGAGTTCGTTCCGCCGCAGCACCTGCCCGGAACTATAGTTATATTCGTAATAGCCGTCGACGTGCCAGCTGCCCCCCAGCCCCGCGTCGAACCCGAGCGCAGTCTGGTATCCGCTCTCATAGGTACTGGCGATGCGACCGTCGCCGATGTCGTTGAAGAACGAATATTCGACGTTCTGCGACGTCGTGCTGCGCCCGGCGATGCGGACGAAATTGGGATTGGTGCTCGGCACCGCGACCGTCGCGGGGATCGAGCCGTTCGACCCCGTGCCCGGCGAGCCTGCGTAGAATTCGCCGCGCCGGTCGTAATAGAATCCTTCCGCCCACAGGTCGAAGCCGGGGGCGATTTCCTGCCGCCCCGCGAACACCGCGTTGAACCGGCGGTTGGCGGGAATCGCGGTCGTATAGACATAGGATTCGAGGCGGTTGGGGGTTGCCGACAGCTGCGCCTCGGTCACGCCGACGCCGCTGCCCGCGGGCAACCCGAAACGCGTCGTCCCATAGACGATATTCCCCGGCGCGCCGCCGAACGCACAATTGTTGGTGCCGCCCGAGGCGAGCTGGTTGCAACTGAAATATTCGGGCCGGTCGGACTGGAGCAGCTGGTCGTTCTGGCTGTATTCGGCCGCGAACATGAAGCGGCCGCTGTCCCATTTATGCCCGACGACCGCGCTGGCCGTGCCGACGGCATAATCGCGCGCAAAGCCATAGCGGGCGCGCGCTTCCACGCCCTCGACATCGGTCCTGAGGACCAGGTTCGCGACGCCTGCGACTGCATCCGATCCATAGGTGGCCGATGCGCCGTCGGCGACGATGTCGATACGACCGAGCGCGATGGCGGGAATCGAATTGGGGTCGAACAGCTGCGCGCCCGCGCCACCCTGCGGCAGGCGGCGGCCGTTAAGCAGCGTCAGCGTCGCCTGCACGCCCAGGCCGCGGATGTTGAGACCGTTGGCGCGGCTGATGTTGAGGTTCGAATTGTTCGCGGTGGTGCCGGTGGTCGACTCGCCCGGCCCGATACCGGTGACCTGCGGAATCGATTTGAGCACATCGCTGGTGGTCAGCAGTCCGGTCTTGGCAATGTCGTTGGCATTGGCGGAGATGATCGACGAACCGACCGGTGCCGCGCCGCGGATGATCGTGCCAGTGACGACGATATCCTTATCTGCCTCGGCGTCGGTATCCGCCGACGGTGTCTGCGCGTGCGCCCCGCCGGCCAGCGCGAGCGCCGTCAGCGCGACCGAGCGCGTCAGCTGCCGACGAAAGGATGTGCGCGATGCCGTCATGATTCAGGACTCCCCAACGAAGCTGTTGACCAGCTTTGATGGCTCCCATACCCGTCAACGCGATTGTTCACAATAGCTGTTATGCAGGAGAACTAAAATGCGGATAGCCCGGTTGGCCTTGCTTTTGGTGTCGTCCGCAGCGCTCGCGCAGCCCGCGCCGCCCCCTGTGATCGCGATCAAGCCGACCGGTGCAATCGGTACAGCGGCGGGCACCGGCCCGTTCCCCGCCATTGCCGAATCGCGCAGCGACGCGCCGGGCTACACGATTTACCGCCCCGCCAGCCTGCCGCGCGCGCGTCTGCCGCTGGTGTTGTGGGGCAATGGCGGCTGTCGCGATAACGGGCTGAGCGCGAGCCATTTCCTGCGCGAGGTCGCCAGCCACGGCTATGTCGTCGTCGCCAATGGCGCGCCGCGCGAGGAACGCCCGCTGATCGCGCGCATCGTGCTGAGCGAAGGTCCGCCGCCGCCGCCCGCCGGTACGCCGATGGCTCCGCCGCGTCGCACGCCCGACGAAACCACGGTCGCGCAGTTGCTGAACGGCATCGACTGGGCCGTGCGCGCCGACGCCGACCGCGCCAATCCATTGTCCGGGCACATCGATACGACACGCGTCGCCGTCATGGGCCATAGCTGCGGCGGGTTGCAGGCGCTCGCTGCCGGGGCCGATCCGCGCATCGATACCGTGGTCGGCTTCAACACCGGCGTCTACACCCGCGCCAATACCGGCGTCAGCGGCGTCGATATCGTCAAGGACGACCTGAAAAAGCTCCACACGCCGGTCGCCTATTTCATCGGCGGACCGACCGACATCGCCTATCCCAACGCCGCCGACGATGCAGGCCGGATCGCGCATGTGCCGCTGTTCTACGCCAATCGCGCGGTCGGCCATGGCGGCACGTTCCAGCTCGCCAATGGCGGCGACTGGGCGCGGATGGGGGTGGCATGGCTCGACTGGCAGCTCAAGCGCGACGCCCGCGCCGCGCGCTGGTTCGTCGGCAAATCCTGCGGACTATGCACGGCGAAGGACTGGACGATCGTCCGCAAACAGTTTCCGGCGAAACCCTAACGGCAGCGGCCACCGCTAACGCAGGGACGTAGCATCGGTGGCGGGGTGTGGGTAACGAACCCAGCCGGACGCGCGGGCCAGCGCCCGGTCGCGAGGCGCGCCTCGACGTGGCGGATGCTCGCCAGCACCTGCGCGCCGGTGAAGTTGCAATGCCCGGCTTCGCGCAGCCACAGGCTTTGCACGCCACGACTCCGCGCTGCCTCGGCATAGCCGCGCTGCAACGACGGCGAGGTCGCACCATCGCCGACCTTTTGCACGGCCAGCAGCGGGACATGCGGCCGCGCGGTCGGCGTGTAGTTGCGCATCATATAGGCGACGGCCCCCGGTTGTGCAGCGATGCGCGGCGCGGCGTTCAGGCGCGCCAGATCCCCGTCCAGGTCGAGCCCCGCATCGCGGTAAAGCCGCGCCACCAGTGCCCGCCGCCCCGACAGTGCAAGCTGCGCGCGATAATCCACGCCCGTATTCCACGAGAAAATGCCACCCGCGCGACGTTCCTGATCGACGCGGGGCAGGTACACCCCCATCGTGAAACTGCGCGCCATCTGCACTACCTGGGCAGCGTAATCGGCGGGTGCAGGTTCGGGCGCGCTCGCATTCGACCAGCCGGGCAATCCCGCCAGCACCCCGGCCAGCGCGACCCGCGCCCGCCCCTGCGGTGATGAAATCGCGGCCGCGAGCGCCGCATCGACGCGCGCGCCATTTGCCCGGTCGTCGTCGATTCCGGTCACACGGATATCGCTGTCGGGCGCGACCAAAGTGCGAAACGCAAACGCCCCGTCGAGCGCCATGTTCATCATGCCGGTCGCGCCGCCGATCGAGGCGCACAGTGCCGCGCCGCCATCGATGATGGGCACGCGCTGTTCGGCCAGCGCCGTCGTCACCAGCCCGCCCATCGAATAGCCCCAGCCGATGATGCGCCGCGGCTTGCCATGGCGGGCGGCGAACGCGGCAATTGTCGCGCGCTGGGCCGGGATCGCCTCCGCCAGCGCCCATCCGCCCGACCCATAGTCCGACCCCGCCAGCGCATAGCCCGCCGCCAGCAGCTCGGCCCGGATCGCTTTGGGTGCGGCCTCGGGATTGCCGACGTTCGACGAATAGCCACGGCTCCATAACAGCAGCGTGCCGTTCCAGTTCGGCGGCACTTCGGCCGTCCAGCGCGCACCCCCGGGGAGCGTATCGGGTGCGGGCAGTTGCGGCGATTGCGGCGCAGCCGCGACCGGCAGCAACGCCAGGACTCCGGCAAGAACAAGCGTCCGCATCAGCCGACCTGCAACGGCACGAAGACCGGCCCGACCTCGGGCATCCCGCTCATGCGCGGGGCACCGTCGAGCCGGATCGTCGTGGTGGCAGCAAGCAGCTCGCGGATCGCGACCTGCAACATGGTCCGCGCCATCGCCATGCCGGCACAGCGATGCGGCCCGCGACCGAAGGCGAGATGCTCGTTGATATTGGCACGGTTCAGGCGAAATTCGTCGGGGGCTTCGAACACCGCTTCGTCGCGGTTTGCCGAGGCATAGGCGAGCGCGATGGGCTCGCCGACCGGCACATGCACCCGGTGCAGGTCGAGGCCGCTGCGCGACGTCCGGGCAAAGCCGCGATAGGGTGTGTAGAGCCGCAGAAACTCCTCGGTCGCCGCCGGAATCAACGCCGGATCGGCGCGCAAGTGCGCCTGCAGCGCCGGATCGCGCGCGAGGTGGACGGCGACGCTGCCCAGAAACACCGGCGGCGCGACCAGCCCGACGACGAGGATCTGTCGCACACAGCCGACCAGCATGTCGTCGGGCAACGGCGCGCCGTCCGCGTCCCGCGCCTCGAGCAGCGACGTGACCGGATCGCTGTCGGGATCGAGCGGCGCGAGCCGCCGCGCCGCGACCAGTTCGCGCGCGATTTCGTAGAGAATATTGCTGGCGACCTCGACCGCCGCGACATCGAACGCTTCCCAGGCCCGGACGAATTTCTGCGCGGTCCGCCACAGCCGTTCCGTCTGCGCTGGCGTCAGCACGAACCAGTCGGCAAGCGCGAGCGCAGGCAGCGGGCTGCCATATCCTTCGACCAGATCGCCGCCCCCTGCCGCGACATAATCGCCCAGCAGCGCGCGCGCATGATGTTCGACGACCGGCACGATGGCCGCCACCCGGCGCGGCCCCAGCGCGCGGTCGATGGCGCGTCGGTACGGCGTCTGTTCGGGCGGATCGAGATGCAGCGGCGGACGTCGGCGGGTCGCGGCACTGCCCGGCACGACGTTGCGGACCGTCGTCGTGAATTCGAGCGGATCGTCGAGCACGGCCCTGATATCGGCATGGCGCGTCAGCATCCAGAAGCCCCCGAACGCCTCGCTGTGCGCGACCGGACAGCGCGCGCGCAGGTCGGCAAACACGCGGTGCGGCGTGTCGAAATCTTCGGGTGCCAGGGGATCGTAATCGGCCATTGCATACTCGATTGTTGACAATCCATTTCACTTCCCTAGCCGTTAAAGTCAACGGGAGCGATGCATGGCCGACGGCGATACGATCTACGCAAAGGTACGGCTGCACGTCGTTGCGCCGCTTGCGGTGCTCATCGTCCTCAGTTCGATCGACCGCGTGAATGTCAGCTTCGCCGCGCTGCACATGAACGACGATATCGGCCTCGGCCCCAAGGCCTATGGCCTCGGCGCGAGCATTTTTTTCGTCGGCTATCTGCTGTGCCAGTTGCCGAGCATGGCCGTGCTGCGGCGGATCGGGCCGCGCCGCTGGATCGGCGCCAGCGTGGCGTGCTGGGGGCTGGTGGCGGCGGCGATGGCGTTCATCCAGACTCCGATGCAATTCTACACGCTGCGCTTCCTCCTCGGCGTCTTCGAAAGCGGTTTTGCCCCAGGCGTCGTCTGGTATGTCAGCCAATGGCTGCCACCCGCCTATCGCAGCCGCTCGATCGGCCTGACCCTGCTCGCCATTCCCGCGTCGGTGATCGTTGGCGGGCCGCTGTCGGGCGCGTTGATGAAAGTATCGCTGGCCGGGATCGAGGGCTGGCGCGTGATGTTTTTCATCGAAGGCGCGGCGACGATGCTCGGCGGCATCGCTGCATGGTTTTGGTTCGTCGACCGGCCTGCCCAGGCGCGCTGGCTATCGGACGACGAGCGCGGCTGGGTCGCGGGCGCACAACCGGCCGCTAGCGCGCAGACCGCCGGCGAAACATCCTATCTCGCCCACCTCGCCAACCCGCTGCTGTGGTTGTGCGCGGTGCTGTGGTTTGTGCTGGTCGGCGGCGCGAACGCGATCATCTTCTGGCTGCCCACGGCGATCAAGGCGGCGGGAACCACCGACACTCTGGTGGTCGGGGTGCTGAGCGCGCTGCCCTGGATTGCCATCGGAACCGGTATGATCGTCGGCGCGCGGCGGTCGGACCTCAGCGGCAATCGCACCGGCTATGTGGCACTTGCCGCCGGGATTGCGGCCACGGGATTCGTGGCCGCCGCAGTGGCCGGACCTAATGCGGCGGGATTGGCATTGCTCGTTGCGGGATGCTTCGGCCTCGGCGCGGCACAGGGAATCTACTGGGCAATCCCGACCGCCTTCAACTTCGGCCGCGACCCGCGCGCCATCGCGACGATCAACCTGATCGGCAATCTTAACGGCATTGTTGTCCCCGCCGCGATCGGCTGGGTCGTGGCAACCACGGGCAGCATGGTGCAGCCGATGGTTATGCTGGCACTCGCCCTGGTGACCGGCACTATCATCGCCGTGGTGCTGGGCCGCCGTCGCGCGATTGTTGACGATCCAACAAAACTGTTATAAGCTACAACAAATACGGCAACGACCGTTGGGTGAGGATGGCATACGTGACGCGCTCGACAGCCTGGATCGGCATGATGGCATTTGAGGGCGCAGCGCTGCTCGCCGGCGCGTCGACGCCGCCCGACCGCTGGTGGTCGCCCGGCGAGGGTCGGGTGTTTCCGGCAGCGCTCAGCTATGCCAATCCCGACGGTGTGCTCGGCCTCGTGCTCGACGGCGGGCCGATGGCGACCAAGGGGCATCCGTTCTTCGAGCCGCGCGTGCCGGGCGGGCGGGCGTGTGTGACCTGCCACCAGCCCGCCGACGCGATGGGCCTGTCAGTGGCGAGCGCCCGCGAACGCTGGGATGCGACCGGCGGCAAGGATCCGCTATTCCTCGGCTATGACGGATCGAACTGCCCGACCTTGCCGCAGGGCGACCGCGCCTCGCATTCGCTGCTGCTCGACTACGGGCTGATCCGGATCGAGCGGCCATGGCCGGTGAAGGGAGCGGACTTCCAGATCGAGGTCGTGCGCGATCCCAATGGCTGCAATTCGGGGCAATATGGTCCGGCCAAGGGCAAGCTCAGCGTCTATCGCCGCCCGCGCCCGGTCGCGAACATCAAATATCTCGAAGCAATGGGCTTTGCCTATGATCCCAAGGCCGGGATGCCGCTGCCGCTCGACCCCGACACGCACAAGCCCGCTGCGGGCAATTTCATGGCCGACCGCCGGGTGTTGTCGCTCGAAGCGCAGTTGCACGATGCCGACATCACCCATCTGCAGTTCGCCAAGCGCATGGATGCCGCCGATGTCGCAAAGATCGTCGATTTCGAGCGCCGCATTTTCACCGCGCAACGCCGTGTCGGCACCTACGCCCTGAACGAAGCGGGAGCGGCGGGCGGACCCGAAACGCTCCAGCGCGAAACGCCCGGAAAGCTCGGCAGCATCGGCAATGCAGTGTGGAGCGAATATGCCGCCTGGGAAAAAATGTCCGACGCCGACAAGGCCAAGCTCGACCCACAGGAACTCGCCTTCCGCCAGTCGGTCGCGCGCGGGGCGCGGTCGTTTCGCGAGCGCACCTTCCTGATCACCGATTCGGCGGGGATCAACGCGCCCGTAGGCTTCGGCAACCCTGTCCGCAACGCCTGCGCCTTCTGCCACAACATGTCGCAGATGGGGAACGACGTCGCGCCGGGACAGGTCGACCTCGGCACCACGACCTTGCCCTTTGCGGACCCGCAGCCGCACCTGCCGCTGTTCCGGATCACGTGCACCGGCAAGCCCCACCCATTCTATGGTCGCGCCATCCTGACCCATGATCCGGGTTTTGCGCTGACGAGCGGCAAATGCGCCGATGTCGGCAGGATTACGTTGCAGTCGAACCGGGGCCTTGCGGCGCGCGCGCCCTATTTCTCGAACGGTTCGGCAAAGGATCTGCGCGGGGTGATCGACTATTACGACCGGCGCTATGCGATCGGTTATACCGAGCAGGAAAAGGTCGACCTGGTCAACCTGATGCGCGCGCTGTGAAGCGGCTCGTCGCCCTGCTGGCGCTGGTGGCGACCCAGGCCGGGGCCGCAGATATCAGCTTTACCGCCTGCCCGATCTATCGCGACACCGATGCCGGCAAAAAATCGGGGTGCTGGCTGGCCGACGATCCCGGGAGCGGGGTCCGCTATGACGTGTCGCCCTCGCCGACCAAGCCCGACTGGAACCGCGCGGTACTGGTCGAAGGGATCGCCAGCAAGACGCCGGGCGATCCGTGCGGCGGGGTGGTGCTCGATCCGGTGCGGGTGTCGGTGCTCAACGCGCCCTGCCCGCGCCACATGCTGCTGGCGGAGGGGTATAAGGGCCGCCCCTTTGTCCTGCCGCGCCGCAATGTGCGTCCGCTCAGCGAAGCCCGTATTGCGCCGCCAGCGCCCTATGCAGCAACGACGTTCCACCTGTTCTACGACGTCAACTCGAGCTTCCTGACCTACCAGCTCAGCGACTGGCTGTTCGACCGGGCAATCACCTGGATCCGCGCCGCCAGGCCGAAACGCATCGTCGTGACCGGCTATGCCGTGACCGGTCGCACCGATGTCCCCGAAAGCCGCACCATCGCCCGCGAACGCGCCGACAAGGTAGCCGGGGCGCTCGAACTGATGGGCATCGCCCGCACGCAGATCGCCGTGCGGACGGGCTTCGATCCCAAAGCCATCGACCTCGAAGGGACCGACGGCCTTGTCGAACCTTCGCGTCGCCGCGTCGATATCGCAACGGAGTTCTAACCCATGAAGCACCTCCTCCTGCTCGCTACCCTGCTGCCCACGCTTGCCGCCGCACAGACGCCGCCGGTCGATCAGACCACCAACATGGTGATGACGCCTGCGGCAATTGCCGAAGCCAGGCGACAGGTGGCGGTCGGTGGCACCGGTCGGTTCAAGGCCGAGATGCGGAGCGAGCCTAGCTTGCCGACGCATACGATCTATGCGCCGCGAGACCTGAAAGCGGCGGGTAAGCTGCCGGTGATCGTCTGGGGCAATGGCGCGTGCGCGAATGCCGGCAACCGGTTCCAGTTCTTCCTGACCGAAATCGCCAGCCATGGCTATGCGATCGTGGCGGTCGGGCCGGTCGGGCCGGACTGGCTCGCGACCAACCAGTCGCGCACCCCGCCGGGCTCGCCTCCGCCGCCGCCCGCACCGCCGGGCAGCCGCAAGCAGGAGACCAAGGCGCCGCAGCTGATCGACGGCCTTGAATGGGCGCTGAAGGAAAATGCGCGCCCCGGCAGCCGCTACTACGGACGGCTCGATCCGTCGCGGCTGGCGGTGATGGGCCAGTCGTGCGGCGGGCTGCAGGCAATCTGGGCCGCGTCGAACGACACGCGATTCAAGACGCTGATCGTGTGGAACAGCGGGACCTTTCCCGACGGCGCGCCGCCGCTCGATGGGGCCGACGCCACCAAGGAGAACCTGAAGCGCCTGCACCTGCCCGTGGCGTGGATCAGCGGGGACGAACGCGACGTCGCGTTCAAGAATTCGAACGCCGATTTCGACCGCGTCGAGGGCATCCGGGCGATGCGGCTGTGGGGCGCGGGTATCGGCCATGGCGGTACCTATCGCGAGCCTGGCGGCGGGCGCTTCGCGCAGATCGGTGCGGCGTGGCTCGACTGGCAGCTGAAGGGCGATGCTAAGGCGGGGCGCATGTTCAGCGGCCCCGACTGCATCTTGTGCAAAGACAAGGCCTTCACGCTCAAGTGGAAGGGCGTGAAATGAGGCGCGCCGCCGCCGCGCTCGCGCTGGCGAGCTTCGCCACCAGTGGACTCGCCCAGGAAGTCGCCCCGCCCGTCGCGATCGCCGCGCCGCCGCATGTCCGTACCTCGATCTATGTGCCGGTGCGCGACGGCACACGGCTGGCGATGAATATCTACCAGCCTGCTATGGACGGTGTGGCCACGCCCGGCCGCAAACCGGTTATCTTTGCCTTTACCCCGTATCGCGCACGGTTCCGCAATGCGGACGGCAAGATCGTCGAGACCGCGCTGACGCCGCGCACCAGCATCGTCGGGCTATTGCGCGCGGGCTATGTCGTCGCCGTCGCCGATATTCGCGGCAAGGGCGCTTCGTTCGGGACGCGGCGCGGATTCCAGGACCGGACCGAAGCGCTCGACGGGCGCGACCTGATCGAATGGCTGGCGAAGCAGCCCTTTTCGACCGGCAAGGTCGGCATGATGGGGTGTTCGTACCTCGGCGGTACGACGTTCCAGGTCGCGACCACCACCCCGCCCTCGCTGAAGGCCGTGTTCGTCGGCGCGAGCGAGATCGACAAATACGGTTTCGTGCGGCGCGGCGGCATCACTGCGCAGTTCAACACGCGCGCCGACGAACCGCTGTCCGACGACCTGATGAGCCTGCCGGTCGATGGCGATGACGGCACCCTGCTGAAGGCCGCCGTCGCGCAGCATGCGGGCAACACCCCGATGGGACCCTTGTGGTACGGCATGCCCTATCGCGACAGCGTATCGCCGCTGACCGGCAACCCGTTCTGGAACGAAGTCGCGGTCTATACCTACGTCGGCGCGATCAAGAAAGCGGGGATCGCCACTTATTTCTGGAGCAACTGGCGCGACGAACCCACCGCACAAGTGCTCCAGGCAGCGGCCACCCTCGGCGGCAAGTTCATCGCCGCGCCGGGCGGGCATTGCAATCCGCCCGACGATTTCGACCTGCAAGGCGAAGTCGTCCGCTACTTCGATCACTATCTGAAGGGCGTGGACAACGGCATCGAGCGAGAGCCGCGCGCGACCTATGCCGTGGAGGGCAGGCCTGCCGCGCAGAAATGGGTTCGCAGCAACGCGTTGCCCGGCGTCGGCGAGCCGCACAGGACCTATTATCTGACTGCGGCGGGCACGCTGGATACGCGCCCCGGTGCTGCGGGTACCCGGCATTTCACGACCGACTACACCCTGCCTCCGGCCGAACAATTCGCTTTCTGGGTGACGCCGCAGGGCGAACACGGGCTGAACTGGACGGGTGCGGCGCTGCCGGCTCCGATGACGTCGATCGGCTACCCGGTCATCGATGTCATCGCGAGCGTCGACAAGACCGATGCGCCGCTGTTCGCCTATCTGGAGGTTGTGGCCGCCGACGGCAGCGCCGATGTCGTCTCGTTCGGGCGGCTATCCGCCGCGCAACGCAAGGAAGCCAAGGCGCCCTATGACACGCTCGGCACCCCGTGGAATTCCGGGCTGAAGACCGATGCGCGACCGATGGTGCCGGGCAAGCCCGCGCAGTTGCGGTTCGCGCTCACCCCGATCTCGCGCGTCATTCAGGCGGGCGCAAGACTGCGCGTTGCTCTGACCGGTGCCGACCCCCGCCAGCGCAACCTTCAGCAAATCCGCCAGACGCCCGCGCCGGGCTGGACGATCCACAGTGCCACGCTCGATTTGCCCGCGCGCATGGATCGTTGACAATCGCGTGGACGATTGATAGGTTCTATGCATAACAATAAAGGGAGGATGGCGATGCGGTATCTGGCAGCAGCTTTGCTTGCGACGACGGGGCTGACGAGTGCTGCACAGGCACAGAATCAGCCGCAGCCTTCGGCCGAGCCCACCGACAGTGAAATCATCGTCACCGGCAGCCGCGTCCGGGGCGAAGCGCCCGTCGGCAGCAGCGTCGTGTCGCTCGGTCGTGCCGAGCTCGTCGAATCGGGCCGTGTTACGCTCGACCGCGCAATCAAGGAACTGCCGCAAGTCTTCGACCTCGGCGT
Protein-coding regions in this window:
- a CDS encoding alpha/beta hydrolase — encoded protein: MRTLVLAGVLALLPVAAAPQSPQLPAPDTLPGGARWTAEVPPNWNGTLLLWSRGYSSNVGNPEAAPKAIRAELLAAGYALAGSDYGSGGWALAEAIPAQRATIAAFAARHGKPRRIIGWGYSMGGLVTTALAEQRVPIIDGGAALCASIGGATGMMNMALDGAFAFRTLVAPDSDIRVTGIDDDRANGARVDAALAAAISSPQGRARVALAGVLAGLPGWSNASAPEPAPADYAAQVVQMARSFTMGVYLPRVDQERRAGGIFSWNTGVDYRAQLALSGRRALVARLYRDAGLDLDGDLARLNAAPRIAAQPGAVAYMMRNYTPTARPHVPLLAVQKVGDGATSPSLQRGYAEAARSRGVQSLWLREAGHCNFTGAQVLASIRHVEARLATGRWPARPAGFVTHTPPPMLRPCVSGGRCR
- a CDS encoding TonB-dependent receptor domain-containing protein, with the protein product MTASRTSFRRQLTRSVALTALALAGGAHAQTPSADTDAEADKDIVVTGTIIRGAAPVGSSIISANANDIAKTGLLTTSDVLKSIPQVTGIGPGESTTGTTANNSNLNISRANGLNIRGLGVQATLTLLNGRRLPQGGAGAQLFDPNSIPAIALGRIDIVADGASATYGSDAVAGVANLVLRTDVEGVEARARYGFARDYAVGTASAVVGHKWDSGRFMFAAEYSQNDQLLQSDRPEYFSCNQLASGGTNNCAFGGAPGNIVYGTTRFGLPAGSGVGVTEAQLSATPNRLESYVYTTAIPANRRFNAVFAGRQEIAPGFDLWAEGFYYDRRGEFYAGSPGTGSNGSIPATVAVPSTNPNFVRIAGRSTTSQNVEYSFFNDIGDGRIASTYESGYQTALGFDAGLGGSWHVDGYYEYNYSSGQVLRRNELNTALLTAALACTGTVCINPYGSGSAANRAAVQTLLGYTQFLYDYGSHVVNAKIDGTLATIGGGDIKLAVGGQYLAEVFGVLNTSNSGAGPTSLSDVRVTSNYRNRRNVTSAFAEVIVPLFGSANAVPGIDRLELNVAGRWDRYSDAGSTTNPKVGIRWDPVGGLTFRGSFGKSFRAPTLQDSDPFGSASLGSSTTVAGAGRNVLTLLGGNAGIRPEKATTWSFGTEIRPESLRGFTASLNYFNIDYTDVIDTPGNSAAVFSDPALAPYVIINPTVQQINDLVATPIANGVYRPVTAFALFTGTGASNVYAIADGRRNNTGRIQMKGLDFQLNYQFGSAIGDWTLGASGTYVFNYKVTAVPGAAVVERVNQANYPLRFKTRATVGWRSGGFGVNAFVNYTNAYRVVGQVSNAQFTPAIVAPAIQDEPVGAYTTVDATLSYSFGDGNRLLDGLTLSVSAQNLFDRAPPFARVSNSQEYDSANASVLGRMVAFEIRKRF
- a CDS encoding MFS transporter — its product is MADGDTIYAKVRLHVVAPLAVLIVLSSIDRVNVSFAALHMNDDIGLGPKAYGLGASIFFVGYLLCQLPSMAVLRRIGPRRWIGASVACWGLVAAAMAFIQTPMQFYTLRFLLGVFESGFAPGVVWYVSQWLPPAYRSRSIGLTLLAIPASVIVGGPLSGALMKVSLAGIEGWRVMFFIEGAATMLGGIAAWFWFVDRPAQARWLSDDERGWVAGAQPAASAQTAGETSYLAHLANPLLWLCAVLWFVLVGGANAIIFWLPTAIKAAGTTDTLVVGVLSALPWIAIGTGMIVGARRSDLSGNRTGYVALAAGIAATGFVAAAVAGPNAAGLALLVAGCFGLGAAQGIYWAIPTAFNFGRDPRAIATINLIGNLNGIVVPAAIGWVVATTGSMVQPMVMLALALVTGTIIAVVLGRRRAIVDDPTKLL
- a CDS encoding cytochrome P450, which codes for MADYDPLAPEDFDTPHRVFADLRARCPVAHSEAFGGFWMLTRHADIRAVLDDPLEFTTTVRNVVPGSAATRRRPPLHLDPPEQTPYRRAIDRALGPRRVAAIVPVVEHHARALLGDYVAAGGGDLVEGYGSPLPALALADWFVLTPAQTERLWRTAQKFVRAWEAFDVAAVEVASNILYEIARELVAARRLAPLDPDSDPVTSLLEARDADGAPLPDDMLVGCVRQILVVGLVAPPVFLGSVAVHLARDPALQAHLRADPALIPAATEEFLRLYTPYRGFARTSRSGLDLHRVHVPVGEPIALAYASANRDEAVFEAPDEFRLNRANINEHLAFGRGPHRCAGMAMARTMLQVAIRELLAATTTIRLDGAPRMSGMPEVGPVFVPLQVG
- a CDS encoding CocE/NonD family hydrolase produces the protein MRRAAAALALASFATSGLAQEVAPPVAIAAPPHVRTSIYVPVRDGTRLAMNIYQPAMDGVATPGRKPVIFAFTPYRARFRNADGKIVETALTPRTSIVGLLRAGYVVAVADIRGKGASFGTRRGFQDRTEALDGRDLIEWLAKQPFSTGKVGMMGCSYLGGTTFQVATTTPPSLKAVFVGASEIDKYGFVRRGGITAQFNTRADEPLSDDLMSLPVDGDDGTLLKAAVAQHAGNTPMGPLWYGMPYRDSVSPLTGNPFWNEVAVYTYVGAIKKAGIATYFWSNWRDEPTAQVLQAAATLGGKFIAAPGGHCNPPDDFDLQGEVVRYFDHYLKGVDNGIEREPRATYAVEGRPAAQKWVRSNALPGVGEPHRTYYLTAAGTLDTRPGAAGTRHFTTDYTLPPAEQFAFWVTPQGEHGLNWTGAALPAPMTSIGYPVIDVIASVDKTDAPLFAYLEVVAADGSADVVSFGRLSAAQRKEAKAPYDTLGTPWNSGLKTDARPMVPGKPAQLRFALTPISRVIQAGARLRVALTGADPRQRNLQQIRQTPAPGWTIHSATLDLPARMDR